The Populus trichocarpa isolate Nisqually-1 chromosome 2, P.trichocarpa_v4.1, whole genome shotgun sequence genome has a window encoding:
- the LOC7462880 gene encoding ABSCISIC ACID-INSENSITIVE 5-like protein 5 isoform X2 has protein sequence MGTNFNFKNFPNDPSDAVGCRPPGNSPLTRQSSIYSLTFDELQNTMGGSLGKDFGSMNMDELLKNIWSAEETQTMATATSTVVEEGGGLQRQGSLTLPRTLSQRTVDEVWKDMSKEYVINGTSAGAANNVPQRQPTLGEMTLEEFLLRAGVAREDTQVAPKVNTNGGFFGDLSRSANNSLAIGFQQNRGVGLNNDNTNQISLQSSNLPLNVNGVRSNQAQQQQQQQIFPKQPNMGYVTQMPLQSGPGIRGGMLGIGDQGIDSGLMQGGGMGVVGLGGIATGSPANQLSSDGIGKSNGDTSSVSPVPYVFRESVRGRRPGGAVEKVVERRQRRMIKNRESAARSRARKQAYTMELEAEVAKLKEENEELRKKQAEMMEIQKNQVAEMMNMQQGGKKRCLRRTQTGPW, from the exons ATGGGGACGAATTTCAACTTCAAGAACTTCCCAAATGACCCGTCAGATGCCGTTGGTTGCCGGCCACCGGGGAATTCTCCGCTGACCAGACAGTCATCGATCTATTCGTTAACTTTTGACGAACTTCAAAACACAATGGGAGGATCATTAGGCAAGGACTTTGGGTCAATGAACATGGATGAGCTGTTGAAGAATATATGGAGTGCAGAGGAGACACAGACCATGGCAACAGCCACCTCTACTGTGGTCGAAGAGGGTGGTGGTCTCCAGCGTCAGGGTTCGCTGACGCTGCCGCGGACGCTGAGTCAGAGGACGGTGGATGAGGTCTGGAAAGACATGTCAAAGGAATATGTTATTAATGGGACTAGTGCTGGAGCTGCTAATAATGTGCCCCAGAGGCAGCCCACTTTAGGAGAGATGACTTTGGAGGAGTTTTTGTTGAGAGCTGGGGTGGCGAGAGAGGATACTCAAGTGGCTCCAAAGGTTAATACTAATGGTGGGTTTTTTGGTGATTTATCACGGTCGGCCAATAATAGTTTAGCGATTGGTTTTCAGCAGAATAGGGGTGTAGGATTGAATAACGATAATACTAATCAGATCTCTTTGCAATCGTCTAATTTGCCTTTGAATGTTAACGGGGTTAGATCAAATCAGGCACag cagcagcagcagcagcaaatatTTCCCAAGCAGCCTAATATGGGATATGTGACGCAGATGCCTTTACAAAGTGGTCCTGGAATTAGAGGTGGAATGTTGGGGATTGGAGATCAAGGAATCGATAGCGGTTTGATGCAGGGTGGAGGGATGGGAGTGGTTGGATTGGGAGGTATTGCAACGGGGTCACCTGCGAACCAGCTGTCATCAGATGGGATTGGGAAGAGTAATGGGGATACATCTTCTGTATCTCCAGTGCCTTATGTATTCAGAGAAAGTGTAAGGGGAAGGAGACCGGGTGGTGCTGTTGAGAAGGTGGTTGAGAGGAGGCAAAGGAGAATGATTAAGAACAGAGAGTCAGCTGCAAGGTCTCGTGCTCGCAAGCAG GCTTATACCATGGAATTGGAAGCAGAAGTGGCAAAGTTAAAAGAGGAAAACGAAGAATTGCGGAAGAAACAG GCGGAAATGATGGAAATACAGAAAAATCAG
- the LOC7462880 gene encoding bZIP transcription factor TRAB1 isoform X1: MGTNFNFKNFPNDPSDAVGCRPPGNSPLTRQSSIYSLTFDELQNTMGGSLGKDFGSMNMDELLKNIWSAEETQTMATATSTVVEEGGGLQRQGSLTLPRTLSQRTVDEVWKDMSKEYVINGTSAGAANNVPQRQPTLGEMTLEEFLLRAGVAREDTQVAPKVNTNGGFFGDLSRSANNSLAIGFQQNRGVGLNNDNTNQISLQSSNLPLNVNGVRSNQAQVQQQQQIFPKQPNMGYVTQPNNDNTNQISLQSSNLPLNVNGVRSNQAQVQQQQQQQIFPKQPNMGYVTQMPLQSGPGIRGGMLGIGDQGIDSGLMQGGGMGVVGLGGIATGSPANQLSSDGIGKSNGDTSSVSPVPYVFRESVRGRRPGGAVEKVVERRQRRMIKNRESAARSRARKQAYTMELEAEVAKLKEENEELRKKQAEMMEIQKNQVAEMMNMQQGGKKRCLRRTQTGPW; encoded by the exons ATGGGGACGAATTTCAACTTCAAGAACTTCCCAAATGACCCGTCAGATGCCGTTGGTTGCCGGCCACCGGGGAATTCTCCGCTGACCAGACAGTCATCGATCTATTCGTTAACTTTTGACGAACTTCAAAACACAATGGGAGGATCATTAGGCAAGGACTTTGGGTCAATGAACATGGATGAGCTGTTGAAGAATATATGGAGTGCAGAGGAGACACAGACCATGGCAACAGCCACCTCTACTGTGGTCGAAGAGGGTGGTGGTCTCCAGCGTCAGGGTTCGCTGACGCTGCCGCGGACGCTGAGTCAGAGGACGGTGGATGAGGTCTGGAAAGACATGTCAAAGGAATATGTTATTAATGGGACTAGTGCTGGAGCTGCTAATAATGTGCCCCAGAGGCAGCCCACTTTAGGAGAGATGACTTTGGAGGAGTTTTTGTTGAGAGCTGGGGTGGCGAGAGAGGATACTCAAGTGGCTCCAAAGGTTAATACTAATGGTGGGTTTTTTGGTGATTTATCACGGTCGGCCAATAATAGTTTAGCGATTGGTTTTCAGCAGAATAGGGGTGTAGGATTGAATAACGATAATACTAATCAGATCTCTTTGCAATCGTCTAATTTGCCTTTGAATGTTAACGGGGTTAGATCAAATCAGGCACaggtgcagcagcagcagcaaatatTTCCTAAGCAGCCTAATATGGGATATGTGACGCAGCCTAATAACGATAATACTAATCAGATATCTTTGCAATCTTCTAATTTGCCTTTGAATGTTAATGGGGTTAGATCAAATCAGGCACaggtgcagcagcagcagcagcagcaaatatTTCCCAAGCAGCCTAATATGGGATATGTGACGCAGATGCCTTTACAAAGTGGTCCTGGAATTAGAGGTGGAATGTTGGGGATTGGAGATCAAGGAATCGATAGCGGTTTGATGCAGGGTGGAGGGATGGGAGTGGTTGGATTGGGAGGTATTGCAACGGGGTCACCTGCGAACCAGCTGTCATCAGATGGGATTGGGAAGAGTAATGGGGATACATCTTCTGTATCTCCAGTGCCTTATGTATTCAGAGAAAGTGTAAGGGGAAGGAGACCGGGTGGTGCTGTTGAGAAGGTGGTTGAGAGGAGGCAAAGGAGAATGATTAAGAACAGAGAGTCAGCTGCAAGGTCTCGTGCTCGCAAGCAG GCTTATACCATGGAATTGGAAGCAGAAGTGGCAAAGTTAAAAGAGGAAAACGAAGAATTGCGGAAGAAACAG GCGGAAATGATGGAAATACAGAAAAATCAG
- the LOC7462881 gene encoding protein DCL, chloroplastic, which produces MALAMASLSKPPPPLSLHALSNPISLFSSPAVVLSFPFNRTAFASPSARAIKTGSDSSDLLRKPIAPSEKDLFGISEEEEEDSEGERDEEEEEGFVDWEDRILEDTVPLVGFVRMILHSDKYESGDRLSQEHDRTIVDRLLAYHPDFDNKIGCGIDYITVGYHPDFADSRCLFIVRKDGQAVDFSYWKCLKGLIKKNYPLYADSFILRHFRR; this is translated from the exons aTGGCCTTGGCCATGGCTTCGTTATCTAAACCACCACCACCGCTATCCCTTCACGCGTTGTCAAACCCTATCTCTCTATTTTCCTCGCCGGCAGTGGTGTTATCTTTTCCGTTTAATCGAACAGCTTTCGCGAGTCCAAGTGCGCGCGCGATTAAGACAGGATCGGACAGTTCAGATTTGTTGAGGAAACCGATTGCACCGTCAGAGAAGGACTTGTTTGGAAtttctgaagaagaagaagaggacaGTGAAGGGGAAagggatgaagaagaagaggaaggatTTGTGGATTGGGAGGATAGGATTTTGGAGGATACGGTCCCACTTGTTGGGTTTGTTAGAATGATTCTTCATTCTGACAA ATATGAAAGTGGAGACAGATTGAGTCAAGAGCATGACAGAACTATTGTGGATAGATTGCTTGCTTATCATCCAGATTTTGATAACAAGATTGGATGTGGAATTGATTATATTACA GTTGGGTATCATCCTGATTTTGCGGACTCGCGATGTTTGTTCATAGTTCGAAAAGATGGGCAAGCGGTTGACTTTTCTTATTGGAAATGCCTAAAGGGCTTGATCAAGAAGAACTATCCACTATATGCAGACAGTTTCATTCTCAGACATTTTCGACGGTAG